The following DNA comes from Halalkaliarchaeum sp. AArc-CO.
GCACGCCGGGAACGACAGGGCGGTCGGGCAGAACGTCCCGTCGTCGACTGCCGGATGTCAGAGGCACCCCGGCATCGGTGAAGATGGTATTCTTCGTATTTACGTTATCTGTTGCAGGTCGGATCAGACCGTGAAACTACTACTAAACTGTTTCCGTTCATTTATATTTAGTAACCGTATTCGAGGCGAGATATATACCTCACTTCCGGGCGCTACTCGTACAGCGAACAGACGAACGGTCCCAGCGCCCCGGCGACCGCCTGCGAGAGCGCCTCGGCGCGGTCGACCCGGCCGCCGGTGAACACACCCGCAGCGCCCTGTTTTTTGGCGATTTCGCTGGTTCCCAGGACGTCGTCCATCACCGGCCCCAGCTCCTCACCGGCGTCGATCCGGTCGGCAATCCCCGTCGGGAGTGCGATGCTGGGTCCGGTCCCGGTTCCGATTCGGTCGCCGTCCGTGACGGCGGCCCACATGATCAGGAACGGTTCCTCGCGGTCGCTCGGACCGTCTCCGTCTCTCTTCGAACCTGCCGAACCGTCCGGGAACCGCGCCACGCCGCCCTCGATTCCGACCGCGAGGTCGTACTCGCCGGCCGCGTACGCCCGCTCGGCGCGGACCTCCGCACCGGTGCGCGTCTCCGCGTGGCTGGTCGGCTGTTCGTCGACGCCGGAGTCGACGTCGACCCGTTCGACGACGGCCCCGTCGCCGAAGCCGTCCGCGTCGCTTTTCATCGCCAGCTGTACCGCCCGGCGTTTCACGGGATTCCTGCTCCCGACGGCGACTCGCATGTCGGAGAGACTGTCTGGAACCCCGTTCAGTCTTGCGGATGCAGTCGATCGGACAGCAGTTCGATGCCGTCGAGCAGGCGCGGACTCGATTGATTCAACAGAGAATCGTCGACGACGTGGATTTCGGGATCGACGTCCCATTCCCTGCCCGCGATCCGGTCGGGCGAGACGCGATCGCCGTGCCCGCAGACGTGCAACACCGCGTGATCGGGAGCCGCGTTCTCGACGGCCGCCTGCTGGATCTCCCGCGATCGCTCTCCGGGTGCAACGAAGGGATACCGGCCGCCCGCAGCACGGACCGCGTCCGGGACCCAGTTGCCTGCCGCCATCGGCGGATCCGACCACTCCTCGCAGTAGACGACGGGGCGGTCCCGTCCGGCGACCCGCCGTTTTCCCTCCTCGAGACGCTCTCGGCACGTACGGGCGAGTCGCGTTCCTGCGTCGGTTTCGCCGAGTGCCCTGCCGAGCGCTTCGAACCCGTCGATCACCTCCTCGAGTCGGGCGGGTTCCCGATGGACGACGTCGTATCCACGATCGCGAAGTTCGTCCCGGATCTCCCGCTGGAGTTCGTCGCTCGTACAGACGACCGCGGGACCGATATCGCGGAGGCGGTCGTACGACGGGTTCAGCCAGCCACCGACCCGCGTGACGTCGGCCGTCTCCGCATCGATCGAACAGTGTGTGGTCACGCCCGCGAGGCGATCTGTCAGGCCCATCGCCGCGATCGTCGCGGTCGCGCTCGGCGCCAGCGAGACGATCGGTTCCACGGTCATCGTCTTGTGATAGTGGTGAGAGTTTATAAACCGGTGTGGACGGCATGGATCGTCTGGATATGGGATCGGCTCGGAGACGGCTCGGCTCCGGGACGACGTGGCTCAGGGACGGCTCGGCCCCGGGACGACGTAGCTCGGAGACGGCTCGGCTCCGGGACGACGTGGCTCGGGCGGATTCGAACCTCACTCGCTCCCGTTCGCTCGCTTCGCTCGCTCACCTCCCGCTCGCTGGTTCGAATCCGCCCGAGCCAATTTCTGGGACGAACGAAGTGAGTCGCAGAACTGTATGCGAGGGCGGTTGAGCCCTGAAAGACGCAGCGTCGAGTGAAACGAGACGACCGTCTTTCTCCGGTTCGAATCCGCCTCGCAGAAATACTCGGCCCTCGCTGACGCTCGGGCACTCGTATGGGCTCGGGCGGATTCGAACCGCCGATCTCGTCCTTGTAAGGGACGCGTCATAACCACTAGACCACGAGCCCGCATTCGAACCCACCCGCCCCGAGCGAATAACGCTTTCCTTCTGGAGCGAAACCGGACGACACGCTCATACGTCGGTCGCCCCACGATTCCCCCGTGAACGAACGGGCCCTCGGTGCTGCCGTTGTCGTCGTCCTCCTCGTCGCAGGGATAGCGGTCGGGATGAGTCTCGGGCTGCACGAGCGGGGCGACTACGAGTGGACCACAGTCACGATCGAGAACGCCGACAGCGGGGACCGGCTCGCCACTGTCGACGCCCGAATCGCCGACACCCGAGAAAAACGCTACACTGGGCTCTCGAACACCGACGACCTCGCTCCCGACGAGGGGATGTGGTTCGTCCACGACGAGCCGGGCACGTACGACTACATCATGCGAGACATGTCGTTCCCGATCGACATCGTCTTCGTCGACGAGAACGGGACGATCACGACGATCCACGAGGCACCCGTCGAAGAGGACCAGTCGTCGCTCACCACCTACACCGGCTACGGACAGTACGTCCTCGAAGTGAATCTCGGATTCACCGACGAACACGGCATCGAAGAGGGCGATCTGGTAGTCGAACCGATCCACTCCCCCGCCGACGACCGCGACGAGACCACCTGACGCGACCGACCCCTTCAAGGGAACGGGGCGACACAGTCGGGGTATGGTTCCGGAGTGGCTCCCGCTCCAGCGGCTCGCGGTCGTCGCTGCCGGCCTCCTCGCGTTCGCCATCGTGTACGCGATCGACCGACCGCAGGGAGCGTGGGGTCGAAAACTCCGCTCCCGGTTGTTGTTCGGGATCCCGTGGGGCACGCTCGTTTCCCTCGGGGGGGTCCTCCTCGTGTACCTGTTCGTCCAGGGCGGTGCCGAAAACTGGTACAATCCGGTGGTGGTGCCGTTCCGGGCGTGGTCGTACTTCTACCCGCTGGGGATGGTGACGGCGGGCTTTTCCCACGCGAGTGCGGGCCACCTGATCGGCAACCTGCTGGGTGCACTGGTGCTGGGCACGCTCGCGGAGTACGCCTGGGGCCACTTCCCCCAGTCGAGAGGCTCCTCGTCGTTCGAATCGTGGAAAACGAACCCGTACGTCCGTGCGTTCCTGATCGTCCCCGGGGCGGTTCTCGTCGCCGGACTGCTCTCGTCGCTTTTCGCCGTCGGTCCGGTGATCGGCTTTTCGGGCGTGGTCTTCGCATTCGGGGGATTCGCGCTGGCCTTCTACCCGCTGGGGACGATCGTCGCCCTGGCGGCGAGTACGCTCGTCCGACTGGTGTACAACGCGATGCGACATCCGGAACTCGTCGCCAGTGCAGATTGGGTGTATCAAACACCCTCGTGGGCGACGATCGCGATCCAGGGCCACGCGCTCGGGCTGTTCGTGGGACTTCTCGTCGGATTGTACCTCCGACGCCGTCGGGGTGATCTCCCCTCGGCGCTCCGGCTCGGGACCGGCGTGTTACTGTACGGCGCGACGCGGTCGTTGTGGGCGGTGTACTGGTACCGCGGCGGCGAGACGTACGTGCTCTACCGGGCGATCGGCCTGGCGCTCGTGATTCTGCTCGCGACGCTCGTGGTCCTCGCCGGAGCCACTCGCGACGAACCGCTGTCGATTCCGTCGCTTCCGACACCCTCGTCGCTTCCGTTCCTCTCGTCGTCTCCGTTCCGCCTCTCGCTCCCCTCGATCCCGGTGTCGAACCCGATCGCGGGCGTGTCGCCGGCGGCGATCGGCTTCGTACTCCTCCTCGTGGGCGCGGCGATGATCGCCGGGCCGGCGATCCCGGTGAACCTCGTCACCGCCGACGAGGAGCCGCTTCCGGGCGATCCGATCGAGGTGCGTGACTACCAAGTGACCTACGCAGAGGGTGTCACCGACGGGATGGTCGACGTGATCGACGTCGATCTGTTCGGCGAAACCACCGCCGTCGAGACCTCGGGAGTAATCGTGAAGAGCCAGGAGCGACACCTCTGGACCACTGCAGCCTCGAAGAATCGCCTGCAAGGCTCCGGGCAGGAACAGATCGGGCTCGGCGGGCTCGGCTGGCGCGACTCGGTGACCGCCCACCGGACGGGCTGGCAGGTCGTCGGCGGGGACCGCGTCTACCGGGTGGAGCTCGAACACGACGGGGACCGCCGTGTCGCGTTTACCTCGACGGGATCCCACGCCCAGCCACGCGTGGACGGGCGGAACGTCACGGTCGTCTCCTGGGAGGACGGGTTCCACCTGCTTGTCGCCCACGACGGCGGGATCGAGACGGTGCAGATCCCCGAGCAAAACGAATCGGTCGACGCGATGGGCGTGCAGTTCGTCCGCGAAGAGGACGACCTGTTCGCAGAACGCGGCGAAACGCGGGTTCGAATCGCCGCAAAGGAGACGTACCGGCGCTGAACCGAATCCGGGAGCGACGGCCGCGTTCAGCGATGGGTGAGACCCCGCCGGAGGATGTCCCCGTACGCGGGCCGGGTGATCAGCACACCGACCAGCACGCCCAGGATGGTGAAGATCGCGAAGCCGGAGAGGTCACCCAGCGAGAGAATCATCAGCGGTGACATCGCGATGATCGTGGTCGCGGCGGCGGCGCCGATCACCCAGAACGCTCGCCTGAACCGCGAGTCGAACACCTTCCTGGATTTCACCTCGCCCTCGCTCATCACCTCGTCGGCGATAATCACGAGGT
Coding sequences within:
- the yjjX gene encoding inosine/xanthosine triphosphatase, with protein sequence MRVAVGSRNPVKRRAVQLAMKSDADGFGDGAVVERVDVDSGVDEQPTSHAETRTGAEVRAERAYAAGEYDLAVGIEGGVARFPDGSAGSKRDGDGPSDREEPFLIMWAAVTDGDRIGTGTGPSIALPTGIADRIDAGEELGPVMDDVLGTSEIAKKQGAAGVFTGGRVDRAEALSQAVAGALGPFVCSLYE
- a CDS encoding helical backbone metal receptor, translating into MTVEPIVSLAPSATATIAAMGLTDRLAGVTTHCSIDAETADVTRVGGWLNPSYDRLRDIGPAVVCTSDELQREIRDELRDRGYDVVHREPARLEEVIDGFEALGRALGETDAGTRLARTCRERLEEGKRRVAGRDRPVVYCEEWSDPPMAAGNWVPDAVRAAGGRYPFVAPGERSREIQQAAVENAAPDHAVLHVCGHGDRVSPDRIAGREWDVDPEIHVVDDSLLNQSSPRLLDGIELLSDRLHPQD
- a CDS encoding DUF192 domain-containing protein; this encodes MNERALGAAVVVVLLVAGIAVGMSLGLHERGDYEWTTVTIENADSGDRLATVDARIADTREKRYTGLSNTDDLAPDEGMWFVHDEPGTYDYIMRDMSFPIDIVFVDENGTITTIHEAPVEEDQSSLTTYTGYGQYVLEVNLGFTDEHGIEEGDLVVEPIHSPADDRDETT
- a CDS encoding rhomboid family intramembrane serine protease — protein: MVPEWLPLQRLAVVAAGLLAFAIVYAIDRPQGAWGRKLRSRLLFGIPWGTLVSLGGVLLVYLFVQGGAENWYNPVVVPFRAWSYFYPLGMVTAGFSHASAGHLIGNLLGALVLGTLAEYAWGHFPQSRGSSSFESWKTNPYVRAFLIVPGAVLVAGLLSSLFAVGPVIGFSGVVFAFGGFALAFYPLGTIVALAASTLVRLVYNAMRHPELVASADWVYQTPSWATIAIQGHALGLFVGLLVGLYLRRRRGDLPSALRLGTGVLLYGATRSLWAVYWYRGGETYVLYRAIGLALVILLATLVVLAGATRDEPLSIPSLPTPSSLPFLSSSPFRLSLPSIPVSNPIAGVSPAAIGFVLLLVGAAMIAGPAIPVNLVTADEEPLPGDPIEVRDYQVTYAEGVTDGMVDVIDVDLFGETTAVETSGVIVKSQERHLWTTAASKNRLQGSGQEQIGLGGLGWRDSVTAHRTGWQVVGGDRVYRVELEHDGDRRVAFTSTGSHAQPRVDGRNVTVVSWEDGFHLLVAHDGGIETVQIPEQNESVDAMGVQFVREEDDLFAERGETRVRIAAKETYRR